A window of the Thiomicrospira microaerophila genome harbors these coding sequences:
- the secE gene encoding preprotein translocase subunit SecE, which translates to MNKKTEVQESKSPLDTAKLIAAVILLVASIVAYYQFSHLHAVVRVLVVLVGVAAAIGIVYTTELGGGWYRYLVHTKKEVRQVVWPTRKETAQTTLIVVIAVILVGIFLWLIDMFFLWAVKLLTGQGG; encoded by the coding sequence ATGAATAAAAAAACAGAAGTGCAAGAGTCAAAAAGTCCATTAGATACCGCTAAGTTAATTGCAGCAGTGATTCTTCTTGTTGCTTCAATAGTTGCGTATTACCAATTCTCTCATCTGCATGCTGTTGTAAGGGTATTGGTTGTTTTGGTGGGTGTTGCCGCAGCGATCGGGATTGTGTACACGACAGAGTTGGGTGGTGGCTGGTACCGTTATTTAGTACATACTAAGAAAGAAGTTCGCCAAGTTGTATGGCCAACAAGAAAGGAAACTGCGCAAACAACATTGATTGTCGTTATAGCAGTTATTTTAGTTGGAATCTTTCTATGGTTAATCGATATGTTTTTCTTGTGGGCAGTGAAGTTGCTTACAGGGCAGGGAGGTTAG
- the tuf gene encoding elongation factor Tu — protein MAKAKFERNKPHVNVGTIGHVDHGKTTLTAALTIVQGKKFGGEVKAYDQIDNAPEEKARGITISTAHVEYESDSRHYAHVDCPGHADYVKNMITGAAQMDGAILVCSAADGPMPQTREHILLSRQVGVPYIVVFLNKADMVDDEELLELVEMEVRELLSDYDFPGDDTPVIKGSALKAIEGDQSEIGEPAIGRLIEALDTYIPEPQRDTDKPFLMPVEDVFSIQGRGTVVTGRIETGIVKVGDTIEIVGIRDTVSTTVTGVEMFRKLLDQGEAGDNVGVLLRGTKREDVERGQVLSHVGKIKPHTQFEGEVYVLSKEEGGRHTPFFNGYRPQFYFRTTDVTGACELPSGVEMVMPGDNIQMTITLINPIAMDEGLRFAIREGGRTVGAGVVSKILN, from the coding sequence ATGGCAAAAGCTAAGTTTGAACGTAACAAGCCCCATGTAAACGTAGGCACAATTGGTCACGTTGACCATGGAAAAACTACATTGACAGCGGCACTAACCATTGTCCAAGGTAAAAAGTTTGGTGGCGAAGTTAAAGCCTATGACCAAATCGACAACGCGCCAGAAGAAAAAGCGCGTGGAATTACCATCTCTACGGCGCACGTAGAGTATGAGTCGGATTCACGTCACTACGCACACGTAGATTGCCCAGGGCACGCTGACTATGTTAAAAACATGATCACCGGTGCGGCGCAGATGGACGGCGCTATCCTAGTATGTTCAGCGGCGGATGGCCCCATGCCACAAACGCGTGAGCACATCCTATTATCTCGTCAAGTAGGTGTACCTTACATCGTTGTATTCCTAAACAAAGCCGATATGGTTGATGACGAAGAATTGTTAGAGCTAGTAGAAATGGAAGTGCGTGAATTGCTTTCAGACTACGATTTCCCAGGTGATGACACTCCGGTAATCAAAGGCTCAGCGCTAAAAGCAATCGAAGGTGACCAGTCTGAAATTGGAGAGCCAGCGATTGGTCGTCTAATCGAAGCACTAGATACCTATATTCCAGAGCCACAGCGTGATACTGACAAGCCATTCCTAATGCCGGTTGAAGATGTATTCTCAATCCAAGGTCGTGGAACAGTAGTAACCGGTCGTATCGAAACAGGTATCGTGAAAGTAGGTGACACCATTGAGATCGTAGGTATTCGTGATACTGTCAGCACCACCGTAACCGGTGTTGAAATGTTCCGTAAGTTACTAGATCAAGGTGAGGCAGGCGATAACGTAGGTGTATTGCTACGTGGAACCAAACGTGAAGACGTTGAACGTGGACAAGTATTAAGCCATGTAGGTAAAATCAAGCCACATACCCAGTTTGAAGGTGAAGTATACGTATTGTCAAAAGAAGAAGGTGGTCGTCATACCCCATTCTTCAACGGCTACCGTCCACAGTTCTACTTCCGTACAACAGACGTAACCGGTGCATGCGAATTACCATCAGGTGTTGAAATGGTTATGCCAGGTGACAACATTCAAATGACTATCACCCTAATCAACCCAATCGCAATGGACGAAGGTTTGCGTTTTGCGATTCGTGAAGGTGGTCGTACTGTGGGTGCAGGTGTTGTTTCTAAGATTTTAAATTAA
- the nusG gene encoding transcription termination/antitermination protein NusG: protein MAKRWYVVHAYSGYENKVKNLIQEYAERAALEDSFGQILVPSEEVVEIRDGKKRTSERKFFPGYVLIEMDLDESTWHLVKSVPNVLGFIGGTSDKPAPISKKEVERILQRVEENVDKPRPKVIYEPGEMVRVTDGPFTDFEAVVEGVDYDKNRLQVSVLIFGRSTPVELEFSQVVKS, encoded by the coding sequence GTGGCTAAAAGATGGTATGTAGTGCATGCTTATTCTGGGTATGAGAACAAGGTAAAGAACTTAATTCAAGAGTATGCAGAAAGAGCAGCCCTTGAAGATAGTTTTGGACAGATACTTGTGCCCTCGGAAGAGGTTGTGGAAATTCGCGATGGCAAAAAGCGCACAAGTGAACGCAAGTTTTTCCCCGGCTATGTTTTGATTGAAATGGATTTAGATGAATCGACTTGGCACTTGGTCAAAAGTGTTCCAAACGTACTTGGTTTTATTGGTGGTACAAGCGATAAACCAGCACCAATAAGTAAGAAAGAAGTTGAGCGCATTCTACAGCGTGTTGAAGAAAATGTTGATAAACCACGTCCCAAGGTTATTTATGAGCCTGGTGAAATGGTTCGTGTAACAGATGGCCCTTTTACCGACTTTGAAGCGGTTGTTGAGGGTGTTGATTACGATAAGAATAGGTTGCAAGTTTCAGTTTTGATATTTGGTCGCTCTACTCCAGTGGAGTTAGAGTTTTCTCAAGTTGTGAAAAGCTGA